One region of Planifilum fulgidum genomic DNA includes:
- a CDS encoding DMT family transporter, which translates to MWFLWAILSAVTFGMSGFLMKVSSARRGSTLHTLLGLYLTGTLGFFWWALRTESLRADLPLLVAGFVIGLGSAAGNLLFMKALDQGPASLTSPLVNTNILVIILFSVIVYGERLSGTETAGVILLILAVSLIPFDPDEELKIKNARWYFLVLLATLLFTLRNGGLKVTEEMALSGTLVLFYGYLLGLVWFLAEDLLRRIRGTLAENRGAALTGLWWGSLAGIFSFVGMQLYAVALIDGPASIVAPLFATNSLVVAVLSIFFYRERLSRIQTLSLILLFTGLVLVRI; encoded by the coding sequence ATGTGGTTTCTCTGGGCGATTCTCAGCGCCGTCACCTTCGGCATGTCCGGCTTTTTGATGAAAGTGAGCTCGGCCCGGCGCGGTTCGACGCTCCACACCCTTCTGGGACTTTACTTGACGGGCACCCTGGGTTTTTTCTGGTGGGCCCTGCGGACGGAATCCCTGCGCGCCGATCTCCCGCTGCTCGTCGCCGGCTTCGTCATCGGCCTGGGGTCCGCCGCGGGAAACCTGCTGTTCATGAAGGCCCTCGACCAGGGGCCGGCCAGTCTCACCTCCCCCCTCGTCAACACCAACATTCTGGTGATCATTCTCTTTTCCGTCATCGTCTACGGGGAACGCCTGTCCGGGACGGAAACCGCCGGGGTGATCCTCCTCATCCTCGCTGTTTCGCTGATTCCCTTCGATCCGGATGAGGAACTGAAAATCAAGAACGCCCGGTGGTATTTTTTGGTCCTTTTGGCCACCCTCCTGTTCACCCTTCGCAACGGCGGCCTCAAGGTCACCGAGGAAATGGCGCTGTCGGGCACCCTCGTCCTGTTCTACGGATATCTCCTGGGCCTGGTCTGGTTTCTGGCGGAAGACCTGCTTCGCCGGATCCGGGGGACCCTTGCGGAAAACCGCGGCGCCGCCCTCACCGGGCTGTGGTGGGGCTCCCTGGCCGGAATCTTCTCCTTTGTGGGGATGCAGCTGTATGCCGTCGCCCTGATCGACGGCCCCGCCAGCATCGTCGCCCCCCTCTTCGCCACCAACAGCCTGGTGGTGGCCGTTTTGTCCATCTTCTTCTACCGGGAACGCCTCTCCCGGATTCAAACCCTTTCCCTGATCCTGCTCTTCACCGGACTCGTCCTGGTGCGGATCTGA
- a CDS encoding MBL fold metallo-hydrolase produces MPKVQVETRVIGDVHAFKGQYKRFGYPARFCLYYVDGLLIDTGPPHARRAVCGWLEDKPLDRIVLTHFHEDHSGNAGELSRRHKVPVLMGGETARILSDPPRLPLYRRVVWGQMDAVSGRTLSDPLETAKHRFRVVPTPGHTADHVAFVEEEKGWLFAGDLFLSNRLIYGMRGESVPQLIDSLRRVLAYPVQTLFCGHSGVVSDGRSALEKKLRFLEWLREESCRLADRGLSPREISRRLLSGGKMMEWVTLGEFSPVHLIRSIVEKRG; encoded by the coding sequence ATGCCGAAGGTCCAGGTTGAAACCCGCGTGATCGGGGATGTTCACGCGTTCAAGGGGCAGTACAAGCGTTTCGGGTATCCCGCCCGGTTTTGCCTGTATTACGTCGACGGCCTGTTGATCGACACGGGACCGCCCCATGCCCGGCGGGCGGTTTGCGGCTGGCTGGAAGACAAACCCCTCGACCGGATCGTTCTGACCCATTTCCATGAAGATCATTCGGGCAATGCGGGGGAACTTTCCCGGCGCCATAAGGTTCCCGTCCTGATGGGCGGGGAGACGGCCAGGATTCTCTCCGATCCGCCCCGGCTTCCCCTGTACCGGCGGGTGGTCTGGGGGCAGATGGATGCGGTGTCCGGCCGAACGCTTTCCGACCCGTTGGAAACGGCGAAGCACCGCTTTCGGGTCGTTCCCACGCCCGGCCACACCGCCGATCATGTCGCCTTCGTCGAAGAGGAGAAGGGGTGGTTGTTTGCCGGCGATCTCTTCCTCAGCAATCGCTTGATTTACGGCATGCGCGGGGAATCGGTGCCGCAGCTGATCGATTCCCTCCGGCGGGTCTTGGCGTATCCCGTGCAAACCCTTTTTTGCGGCCACTCCGGAGTGGTTTCCGATGGCCGGTCCGCTCTGGAGAAGAAACTCCGCTTTTTGGAATGGTTGCGGGAGGAGTCATGCCGCCTCGCGGACCGGGGCCTCTCTCCCCGGGAGATCAGCCGCCGCCTTCTCTCCGGCGGCAAGATGATGGAATGGGTGACGCTCGGGGAGTTTTCCCCGGTTCACTTGATCCGGTCGATCGTGGAGAAAAGGGGATGA
- a CDS encoding TlpA family protein disulfide reductase, which produces MARQAPEFCLPTWDDRKKVCLRDYQGKVVLLSFWVTWCAACQADLPHKEVLYRSVRHPDFAFLTINVTGREPDPARVSTFLEKAGYTFPVLKDDGRKTYDAYGITSVPASVLIDREGNLAGIYDETVPLVTILQEIDRLLHQQDQK; this is translated from the coding sequence ATGGCCCGACAGGCGCCGGAATTTTGCCTGCCCACCTGGGACGACCGGAAAAAGGTCTGCTTGCGCGATTACCAGGGAAAAGTGGTTCTCCTCTCCTTCTGGGTCACCTGGTGCGCGGCCTGTCAGGCGGATTTGCCCCACAAGGAAGTGCTGTACCGCTCGGTCCGCCATCCCGATTTCGCCTTTCTCACCATCAACGTGACGGGGCGGGAACCGGACCCCGCCAGGGTTTCCACCTTTCTGGAAAAGGCGGGTTACACCTTTCCGGTATTGAAGGACGATGGCCGAAAAACTTACGACGCCTACGGGATCACCTCCGTCCCCGCTTCCGTTCTGATCGACCGGGAGGGGAACCTGGCCGGAATCTATGACGAAACCGTGCCGCTCGTGACGATTCTGCAGGAGATCGACCGGCTGCTCCATCAACAGGACCAAAAGTAA
- a CDS encoding metal-dependent hydrolase, which produces MNGGTHAALGFASGVAALSLQEAEVYEGFVVLSAIFASLLPDLDEENSMIYGYTMGKVSPNVRRYLVGGLGAVCMLLAAFFSGPFFMAGAFLLAIPFTGHRRFTHSLLALAMVTYIADSIHPDFKIPVMLGYLSHLLADSLTVSGVPWLWPMTKTFRFAKLKTGGVPDFLIGYIALFYALIEWYRM; this is translated from the coding sequence GTGAACGGCGGGACCCATGCGGCGCTGGGATTTGCATCGGGGGTGGCGGCCCTTTCCTTGCAGGAGGCGGAAGTTTATGAGGGATTCGTGGTGCTGTCGGCCATTTTTGCCTCGCTGCTGCCGGACCTCGATGAGGAAAACAGCATGATTTACGGGTACACCATGGGGAAGGTTTCGCCCAACGTGCGCCGCTACCTGGTCGGCGGGCTTGGAGCGGTGTGCATGCTCCTGGCCGCCTTCTTTTCCGGTCCCTTTTTCATGGCGGGAGCCTTTTTGCTGGCCATTCCCTTTACGGGCCACCGAAGGTTCACCCATTCGCTGCTCGCCCTTGCCATGGTCACCTACATCGCCGATTCCATTCATCCCGATTTCAAGATTCCCGTCATGCTGGGCTATCTGAGCCATTTGCTCGCCGATTCGCTGACCGTCTCCGGAGTTCCCTGGCTGTGGCCCATGACCAAAACGTTTCGATTTGCCAAACTGAAAACCGGCGGAGTGCCCGATTTCCTGATCGGTTACATCGCCCTTTTCTATGCCCTGATCGAATGGTACCGGATGTGA